ACAATGCGCCACGCCCCCGAAGCGATGAGGAGGGCAATCAGAACGCTCAGTATCGGATCGGCCACGTACCAGTGCGTCAACAAAATCAACACTCCTGCGATAATCACACCTGCTGAAGCGGCCGCATCCCCGAGCATGTGCAAAACCGCACTCCTGACATTCAGGTCCTCATCATGACGCATGCCAAGACCGAGATACAGGTTTAAGCCAAGTCCCACCGCTGCACTTGCAAACATCCAGACACCATGGACGGGTACAGGGTGTGAGAACCTGCGATAGGCTTCAAACAAAATCCACACCGTAATCAACATCAGTGCCAACCCGTTGGCGAGGGCTGCAAGGATGCCTGACCGGAGATAACCAAATGTCATGTTCGAATTCGACGGTTTCTCCGACTGTTTGAGGGCGTACCAGGACAACCCGATGGCCGCGACATCCGTCACGACATGCCCCGCATCCGACAAAAGTGCAAGACTGTGCGAAAAAACGCCACCTGTCACTTCCGCGGCCAAAATCACAAGTGTGAGTAAAAACGCCCGCTTCATCCGATTGGCTGGAGCATGGGTGTGAAAGATGTCGGTCTCACCGTGATGATGATGGTGGTCGTGTGCGTGCCCTCCGCCATGCTGCTTTGGGGTGGTCGATGATGGTGAGATGCGAAGCCCTCCTTCCCTGTGCCGTCCGTCGGCGTATCTCTTACGGCAATTCTACGCGAAAACCCCGTCCGGCGAAACAGCAAGGAGCGCCAACGGGTTCCTGACATCGCCAACGGATTACTGATTTCGACATCAGGTACTCACATCGAGGCGAACAAACCTTTCAGTTCCTCCACAATCAAAGCTTGATATGCCGTACCTTCACCGTAGCGTTTATGAATTTCGGCATATGTCTCACGCATCTTGTCTTGATATTCCGGATGATTCTTGTCCTTGTAATGGGTCTTGAAAGACACCATCGGCTCCTGGACGTAACTTGGCCGAGGGCCCCATTTGCCACGAACCGTCCCGTTTTCATCGAGAATCAGCACCACCGGAATGGAACGGCCGCCAAACGTCAGAAATGCATCAATAAAGTCGAGATGCTCTTCCATAATGTAGATTTCAGTTGGAATCTGCGCTTTTTCCATGACACGAAGGACCACCGGGACATTCCGTACGACATCACCGCACCAATCGGCAGCGATAATGGCACAACGGAGGCCGCTTGTGCCCTGTAATGCGGAAGCGAAGTACGCTTCATCTTCAGGATTTGTCCAAGAGAACGCATTATACCATCCAAGAAAGGTTTCCTGGTTTTTCGTCATACCGGAGATAAATGCAGCCGGAGCAATGCCGCGACCCGCTTTGTCTTTAAGATTGATTGTCATTGTCCATCACCTCTCTTGAATTATAATGCAGATTTTGCCTGGTGCGACAAATGCACCCGCAAAGGAATTTTGAGACAGCTTATCGAAAAACTAGAGATTAAAAACAAGACATCACTGAACGGAACATCCAAAAAATCTAACGACAGAATCGAGACAATCCGTCAGCGTATGTTTTCGTAAAGACGATTTCGGACAGGATGTGATTTCTCTTGAGCGAAAGCCTCCACCAACACTGGCCGCGTGAGAACCCTCGTGCCGTGGTGGCATTAGTCCACGGACTTGGCGAATTCTGCATGCGGTACGACTGGGTGGCAACCCAATTTGTCGAGAACGGGTACGCGGTCATCTCGCGTGACCTCCCGGGTCACGGACCCCATGCGCAACCGCGAGGGCACATTAATAACTTTCATGAATTTCTCGACGCCGTGGACGGATTGCTCACCAACGCGCAGACAAAGTATCCTGGAAAGCCCATCATATTGTTTGGTCACAGCATGGGCGGACTCATCATTGTACGATACACGCAGACAAGGCGACTCCCCGATGCTGTGAAAGCCGTGGTCCTTAGTTCGCCAAGCTTGCAAACAAGCATTCCGGTGTCTCCCACAACGATAAAGTTTGCGCGGGTGCTTGCGCGCGTGTGGCCAACTTTCCAGCAGTCGAGCAGGATTGCGCCGGAGGCGGTATCGAGATCGGCGGAGATACGGGACTTTTACCGTTCCAACAAAGACATTTTGCACAAGTTGAGCATCAAGTTTCTGCTAGAGTTTCTCGACGCGATGGATGCCTCCGTCGCTGATTCCACGCGGGCTAACGTGCCGGTACTGACGAT
The Alicyclobacillus curvatus genome window above contains:
- a CDS encoding lysophospholipase is translated as MSESLHQHWPRENPRAVVALVHGLGEFCMRYDWVATQFVENGYAVISRDLPGHGPHAQPRGHINNFHEFLDAVDGLLTNAQTKYPGKPIILFGHSMGGLIIVRYTQTRRLPDAVKAVVLSSPSLQTSIPVSPTTIKFARVLARVWPTFQQSSRIAPEAVSRSAEIRDFYRSNKDILHKLSIKFLLEFLDAMDASVADSTRANVPVLTMQAGQDKLVSIDATTKFHETLSSPDKTFKLYPPCHHELLNEPEREEILSDILAWLCARGL
- a CDS encoding cation transporter, translating into MKRAFLLTLVILAAEVTGGVFSHSLALLSDAGHVVTDVAAIGLSWYALKQSEKPSNSNMTFGYLRSGILAALANGLALMLITVWILFEAYRRFSHPVPVHGVWMFASAAVGLGLNLYLGLGMRHDEDLNVRSAVLHMLGDAAASAGVIIAGVLILLTHWYVADPILSVLIALLIASGAWRIVHQTVLILMEGTPRGVDFSEVVKTIKSVSCVRDVHDVHIWTIASGRNALSCHIVVDGEMSVHSTQTLLRDIEHRLVHMGIGHVTVQTEDPEHPHEGGELCCQPESLPKAHSH
- a CDS encoding thioredoxin family protein, with amino-acid sequence MTINLKDKAGRGIAPAAFISGMTKNQETFLGWYNAFSWTNPEDEAYFASALQGTSGLRCAIIAADWCGDVVRNVPVVLRVMEKAQIPTEIYIMEEHLDFIDAFLTFGGRSIPVVLILDENGTVRGKWGPRPSYVQEPMVSFKTHYKDKNHPEYQDKMRETYAEIHKRYGEGTAYQALIVEELKGLFASM